One window from the genome of Hippocampus zosterae strain Florida chromosome 7, ASM2543408v3, whole genome shotgun sequence encodes:
- the LOC127603651 gene encoding regulating synaptic membrane exocytosis protein 2-like isoform X4: MERSRPPGSHLRRRLQHHLRVQIGAAGGAAGVATNQVSSPSPSRNAASPDSDGCFQSRGALPRPARLRSRFLFLSREPKRQASAGPGGEGARFGSQTSGEAVLRSTRKSARRHRPRGERTSRSSRRPPPKPLRGNQLASRQKVGSRSEPSERPPGEALGGRGQDAFLFSATSTRRTKTVKKSAEPRWNQTFVYSPLRRRGSREHALELTVWDGAGVAEEESRFLGEVVIGLEESTLMDDRPHWFKLRGRSVAAVPQVAASHSRRRRRAPRHVAADRLHSFQRFSDGDFSDYDGEDGTGAISDSRQNGRHPWGSSRALSERGSSSCPGWRSDPAPARCSSSPIRSVTPLYPLYRDDAVRLLRGSKVTRAHSDVGLHGSLDKWSSRTRSGAFSLDSNDGYGKKKTPPKLSRANLKVNVKRDLCLHSARSYSGRFCNASWPDHRANGSVEDFSQNFNPDFPWEGEAFNEDPLRGGRRDGWLPASPIRSPECGRRGRRLPAVPPKGAADILWATASKGAASGIGAPPAPLSPPPSHGQAPPTGHQQCPPLIRIQAPPPAVEPHSRPSTSTIEGGRRQAARSPPPPPKPSPPPDAPEFPPAPPPPWSTVHPAPPPDAPECPPAPPPPSSTVPAAPPLSASQHASPPPVTTPDREPPPAPSVRPRAPAPLAASGSPAPPPQTPEAERRSATPGGSRKEVTWEDRRTEAANGAAKRPEKTPDGPSSKSSLGNVSDSSTPSAVLDDPPSVSQADAPEDPSEDSGMGSAEKAALGTNDSMEEGEEEEPASSKSAAAPAAKSAGDICSLSRNDDDDDDKKRRSSLGARVMGMVGLGKKSQSASQLNPEEEEKKKKVVRLPVQRSVETGLAVEFKSRFTRQPSRDPEAEDPKPGALIFPGVKLATDRHFSGFLDGLGPAQLAGRQTLATPAMGDIQIGMVYRKERLDVEVIRARGLVGKQGNKNTPAAYVKVYLMDNGKCLLKRRTRLARKTLDPLYQQQLQFEENPEGKVLQIIVWGDYGKMDHKSFMGAAQVLLDDLDLSVMVIGWFKLFPATSLVDPALAPLTNKETEGESAP; this comes from the exons ATGGAACGGTCGCGTCCTCCGGGGAGCCACCTTCGACGACGTCTACAACATCATCTCCGAGTCCAAATCGGAGCCGCGGGTGGAGCTGCTGGTGTGGCGACCAATCAGGTGAGCTCACCGTCTCCGAGTCGGAACGCGGCGTCACCTGACTCCGATGGGTGTTTCCAGAGCCGCGGAGCCTTGCCACGGCCAGCCCGTCTCCG CTCCCGCTTCCTTTTCCTCTCCCGTGAGCCCAAACGGCAGGCGAGCGCAGGTCCAG GCGGGGAGGGAGCACGTTTCGGTTCCCAGACTTCAG GCGAAGCTGTGCTACGATCGACTCGGAAGTCAGCTCGTCGTCACCGTCCTCGGGGCGAAAGAACTTCCCGTTCGAGTCGACGGCCGCCCCCAAAGCCTTTACGTGGAAATCAACTTGCTTCCCGACAGAAGGTCGGAAGTCGAAGCGAGCCGTCCGAACGGCCTCCGGGCGAGGCGCTCGGCGGCCGAGGACAAGATGCTTTTCTCTTCAGCGCCACGAGCACGCGGAGGACAAAGACCGTGAAAAAGTCGGCGGAACCTCGGTGGAACCAGACCTTCGTGTACTCTCCGCTCCGCCGAAGGGGCTCCCGGGAGCACGCGTTGGAGTTGACGGTCTGGGACGGGGCCGGCGTCGCCGAGGAAGAGAGTCGCTTCCTCGGAGAG GTTGTGATCGGACTGGAGGAAAGCACCCTGATGGATGATCGGCCGCACTGGTTCAAGCTTCGCGGGAGAAGTGTTGCCGCGGTGCCGCAAGTGGCCGCCTCTCACTCCCGACGCCGGCGGCGAGCGCCGCGGCACGTGGCCGCCGACAGGCTCCATT CTTTCCAGAGGTTCAGCGACGGAGACTTTTCCGATTACGACGGCGAGGACGGCACGGGGGCGATCTCAG ACTCCCGGCAGAACGGCCGACACCCGTGGGGCTCGAGCCGCGCTCTGAGTGAGCGCGGCTCGTCGTCTTGTCCCGGTTGGCGAAGTGACCCGGCGCCGGCGAGGTGCTCGTCGTCCCCAATCCGCAG CGTAACCCCGCTTTATCCGCTTTACCGCGACGACGCCGTGCGCCTGCTGCGAGGCTCCAAGGTCACCCGAGCTCATTCCGACGTCGGACTCCACGGCAGCCTGGACAA GTGGTCGTCGAGGACGAGGTCCGGGGCATTTTCTCTCGATTCCAACGACGGgtacgggaaaaaaaagaccccaccAAAACTCTCTCGTGCAAATTTGAAGGTGAATGTCAAAAGGGACTTGTGCCTCCATTCCGCGCGTAGTTACTCCGGAAGGTTTTGCAACGCTTCCTGGCCAGACCATCGGGCGAACGGGAGCGTCGAGGACTTCAG CCAAAACTTCAATCCAGACTTCCCTTGGGAAGGAGAAGCCTTCAACGAGGACCCGCTGAG AGGAGGGCGGCGTGACGGCTGGCTCCCCGCCAGTCCCATCAGAAGccccgagtgcggccgccgaggACGCCGGCTGCCCGCCGTCCCGCCCAAAGGTGCGGCGGACATAC TTTGGGCCACGGCGAGCAAAGGGGCGGCAAGTGGAATTGGCGCTCCCCCCGCTCCTCTCTCGCCTCCCCCCTCGCACGGCCAGGCTCCTCCCACCGGCCACCAACAATGCCCTCCGCTCATTAGAATCCAAGCTCCACCTCCCGCGGTCGAGCCGCATTCGCGCCCCTCGACTTCGACCATTGAGGGGGGCCGCCGCCAAGCCGCGcgctcccctcctcccccaccaaaGCCGTCTCCTCCGCCCGACGCCCCAGAATTTCCTCCGGCTCCTCCCCCACCCTGGTCAACTGTTCATCCGGCTCCTCCACCCGACGCCCCCGAATGTCCTCCGGCTCCTCCCCCGCCCTCGTCAACTGTTCCCGCAGCCCCTCCCCTCTCCGCTTCTCAACACGCTTCCCCCCCTCCCGTGACAACTCCTGATCGAGAGCCGCCCCCGGCCCCCTCCGTTCGCCCTCGAGCTCCGGCTCCCTTGGCGGCGAGCGGCTCTCCGGCTCCGCCCCCTCAGACTCCAG AGGCGGAGAGACGTTCCGCCACGCCCGGAGGGAGCAGGAAAG AGGTCACGTGGGAGGACCGGCGGACCGAGGCGGCGAACG GTGCGGCCAAGCGTCCGGAAAAG ACGCCGGACGGCCCGTCGTCAAAGTCGTCCCTCGGCAACGTGAGCGACTCGTCGACCCCGTCCGCCGTCCTCGACGACCCCCCGAGCGTCAG TCAGGCGGACGCTCCGGAGGATCCGTCGGAGGACTCCGGGATGGGATCGGCAGAAAAGGCCGCCCTCGGGACCAACGACTCAAtggaggaaggggaggaggaagagcccGCGTCGTCCAA GTCGGCGGCCGCGCCCGCCGCCAAGTCCGCCGGCGACATTTGTTCTTTGAGCCgcaacgacgacgacgacgacgacaagaaGCGGCGATCCAGTTTGGGCGCTCGGGTGATGGGAATGGTCGGACTGGGAAAGAAGAGCCAAAGCGCCTCGCAACTCAACCCGGAGG aggaagagaagaagaagaaggtggtGAGACTTCCCGTCCAGAGGAGCGTGGAGACCGGACTGGCCGTGGAGTTCAAGTCTCGCTTCACCCGACAGCCCAGCCGCGATCCCGAAGCCGAGGACCCGAAGCCCGGCGC TTTGATCTTCCCGGGAGTCAAGCTGGCCACAGACAGACACTTCAGCGGTTTCCTCGACGGTTTAGGTCCCGCCCAGCTGGCTGGGAGGCAGACGTTGGCCACGCCTGCCATGG GAGACATCCAGATCGGAATGGTCTACAGGAAGGAGCGTCTCGACGTGGAGGTGATCCGGGCCAGGGGGCTTGTGGGTAAACAAGGAAACAAGAACACGCCAG CCGCATATGTGAAGGTCTACCTGATGGATAACGGCAAATGTTTGTTGAAGCGAAGAACCCGCCTGGCCAGGAAAACGCTGGATCCTCTCTATCAACAACAGCTGCAGTTTGAAGAGAACCCGGAAGGCAAAGTTCTGCAG ATCATCGTGTGGGGCGATTATGGCAAGATGGACCACAAATCCTTCATGGGCGCCGCTCAGGTTCTACTGGATGACTTGGACCTGTCCGTCATGGTGATTGGCTGGTTCAAACTGTTTCCGGCCACCTCCCTGGTGGACCCCGCTCTGGCCCCGCTGACCAATAAAGAGACGGAGGGCGAGAGCGCGCCGTAG
- the LOC127603651 gene encoding regulating synaptic membrane exocytosis protein 2-like isoform X3, whose product MTDSGHLCAFITQVKRGSLADIVGHLRAGDQVVEWNGRVLRGATFDDVYNIISESKSEPRVELLVWRPIRAAEPCHGQPVSAPASFSSPVSPNGRRAQVQVSRRGARRHLVAGRSAETSLSWFQAGREHVSVPRLQAKLCYDRLGSQLVVTVLGAKELPVRVDGRPQSLYVEINLLPDRSATSTRRTKTVKKSAEPRWNQTFVYSPLRRRGSREHALELTVWDGAGVAEEESRFLGEVVIGLEESTLMDDRPHWFKLRGRSVAAVPQVAASHSRRRRRAPRHVAADRLHSFQRFSDGDFSDYDGEDGTGAISDSRQNGRHPWGSSRALSERGSSSCPGWRSDPAPARCSSSPIRSVTPLYPLYRDDAVRLLRGSKVTRAHSDVGLHGSLDKWSSRTRSGAFSLDSNDGYGKKKTPPKLSRANLKVNVKRDLCLHSARSYSGRFCNASWPDHRANGSVEDFSQNFNPDFPWEGEAFNEDPLRGGRRDGWLPASPIRSPECGRRGRRLPAVPPKGAADILWATASKGAASGIGAPPAPLSPPPSHGQAPPTGHQQCPPLIRIQAPPPAVEPHSRPSTSTIEGGRRQAARSPPPPPKPSPPPDAPEFPPAPPPPWSTVHPAPPPDAPECPPAPPPPSSTVPAAPPLSASQHASPPPVTTPDREPPPAPSVRPRAPAPLAASGSPAPPPQTPEAERRSATPGGSRKEVTWEDRRTEAANGAAKRPEKTPDGPSSKSSLGNVSDSSTPSAVLDDPPSVSQADAPEDPSEDSGMGSAEKAALGTNDSMEEGEEEEPASSKSAAAPAAKSAGDICSLSRNDDDDDDKKRRSSLGARVMGMVGLGKKSQSASQLNPEEEEKKKKVVRLPVQRSVETGLAVEFKSRFTRQPSRDPEAEDPKPGALIFPGVKLATDRHFSGFLDGLGPAQLAGRQTLATPAMGDIQIGMVYRKERLDVEVIRARGLVGKQGNKNTPAAYVKVYLMDNGKCLLKRRTRLARKTLDPLYQQQLQFEENPEGKVLQIIVWGDYGKMDHKSFMGAAQVLLDDLDLSVMVIGWFKLFPATSLVDPALAPLTNKETEGESAP is encoded by the exons ATGACCGATTCCGGTCATCTGTGCGCGTTCATCACTCAAGTCAAACGAGGAAGTCTGGCGGACATCGTGGGACACCTGAGAGCAG GCGATCAGGTCGTGGAATGGAACGGTCGCGTCCTCCGGGGAGCCACCTTCGACGACGTCTACAACATCATCTCCGAGTCCAAATCGGAGCCGCGGGTGGAGCTGCTGGTGTGGCGACCAATCAG AGCCGCGGAGCCTTGCCACGGCCAGCCCGTCTCCG CTCCCGCTTCCTTTTCCTCTCCCGTGAGCCCAAACGGCAGGCGAGCGCAGGTCCAGGTAAGTCGACGCGGCGCGCGGCGTCATCTCGTCGCCGGCCGCTCAGCAGAAACGAGTTTGTCGTGGTTTCAGGCGGGGAGGGAGCACGTTTCGGTTCCCAGACTTCAG GCGAAGCTGTGCTACGATCGACTCGGAAGTCAGCTCGTCGTCACCGTCCTCGGGGCGAAAGAACTTCCCGTTCGAGTCGACGGCCGCCCCCAAAGCCTTTACGTGGAAATCAACTTGCTTCCCGACAGAAG CGCCACGAGCACGCGGAGGACAAAGACCGTGAAAAAGTCGGCGGAACCTCGGTGGAACCAGACCTTCGTGTACTCTCCGCTCCGCCGAAGGGGCTCCCGGGAGCACGCGTTGGAGTTGACGGTCTGGGACGGGGCCGGCGTCGCCGAGGAAGAGAGTCGCTTCCTCGGAGAG GTTGTGATCGGACTGGAGGAAAGCACCCTGATGGATGATCGGCCGCACTGGTTCAAGCTTCGCGGGAGAAGTGTTGCCGCGGTGCCGCAAGTGGCCGCCTCTCACTCCCGACGCCGGCGGCGAGCGCCGCGGCACGTGGCCGCCGACAGGCTCCATT CTTTCCAGAGGTTCAGCGACGGAGACTTTTCCGATTACGACGGCGAGGACGGCACGGGGGCGATCTCAG ACTCCCGGCAGAACGGCCGACACCCGTGGGGCTCGAGCCGCGCTCTGAGTGAGCGCGGCTCGTCGTCTTGTCCCGGTTGGCGAAGTGACCCGGCGCCGGCGAGGTGCTCGTCGTCCCCAATCCGCAG CGTAACCCCGCTTTATCCGCTTTACCGCGACGACGCCGTGCGCCTGCTGCGAGGCTCCAAGGTCACCCGAGCTCATTCCGACGTCGGACTCCACGGCAGCCTGGACAA GTGGTCGTCGAGGACGAGGTCCGGGGCATTTTCTCTCGATTCCAACGACGGgtacgggaaaaaaaagaccccaccAAAACTCTCTCGTGCAAATTTGAAGGTGAATGTCAAAAGGGACTTGTGCCTCCATTCCGCGCGTAGTTACTCCGGAAGGTTTTGCAACGCTTCCTGGCCAGACCATCGGGCGAACGGGAGCGTCGAGGACTTCAG CCAAAACTTCAATCCAGACTTCCCTTGGGAAGGAGAAGCCTTCAACGAGGACCCGCTGAG AGGAGGGCGGCGTGACGGCTGGCTCCCCGCCAGTCCCATCAGAAGccccgagtgcggccgccgaggACGCCGGCTGCCCGCCGTCCCGCCCAAAGGTGCGGCGGACATAC TTTGGGCCACGGCGAGCAAAGGGGCGGCAAGTGGAATTGGCGCTCCCCCCGCTCCTCTCTCGCCTCCCCCCTCGCACGGCCAGGCTCCTCCCACCGGCCACCAACAATGCCCTCCGCTCATTAGAATCCAAGCTCCACCTCCCGCGGTCGAGCCGCATTCGCGCCCCTCGACTTCGACCATTGAGGGGGGCCGCCGCCAAGCCGCGcgctcccctcctcccccaccaaaGCCGTCTCCTCCGCCCGACGCCCCAGAATTTCCTCCGGCTCCTCCCCCACCCTGGTCAACTGTTCATCCGGCTCCTCCACCCGACGCCCCCGAATGTCCTCCGGCTCCTCCCCCGCCCTCGTCAACTGTTCCCGCAGCCCCTCCCCTCTCCGCTTCTCAACACGCTTCCCCCCCTCCCGTGACAACTCCTGATCGAGAGCCGCCCCCGGCCCCCTCCGTTCGCCCTCGAGCTCCGGCTCCCTTGGCGGCGAGCGGCTCTCCGGCTCCGCCCCCTCAGACTCCAG AGGCGGAGAGACGTTCCGCCACGCCCGGAGGGAGCAGGAAAG AGGTCACGTGGGAGGACCGGCGGACCGAGGCGGCGAACG GTGCGGCCAAGCGTCCGGAAAAG ACGCCGGACGGCCCGTCGTCAAAGTCGTCCCTCGGCAACGTGAGCGACTCGTCGACCCCGTCCGCCGTCCTCGACGACCCCCCGAGCGTCAG TCAGGCGGACGCTCCGGAGGATCCGTCGGAGGACTCCGGGATGGGATCGGCAGAAAAGGCCGCCCTCGGGACCAACGACTCAAtggaggaaggggaggaggaagagcccGCGTCGTCCAA GTCGGCGGCCGCGCCCGCCGCCAAGTCCGCCGGCGACATTTGTTCTTTGAGCCgcaacgacgacgacgacgacgacaagaaGCGGCGATCCAGTTTGGGCGCTCGGGTGATGGGAATGGTCGGACTGGGAAAGAAGAGCCAAAGCGCCTCGCAACTCAACCCGGAGG aggaagagaagaagaagaaggtggtGAGACTTCCCGTCCAGAGGAGCGTGGAGACCGGACTGGCCGTGGAGTTCAAGTCTCGCTTCACCCGACAGCCCAGCCGCGATCCCGAAGCCGAGGACCCGAAGCCCGGCGC TTTGATCTTCCCGGGAGTCAAGCTGGCCACAGACAGACACTTCAGCGGTTTCCTCGACGGTTTAGGTCCCGCCCAGCTGGCTGGGAGGCAGACGTTGGCCACGCCTGCCATGG GAGACATCCAGATCGGAATGGTCTACAGGAAGGAGCGTCTCGACGTGGAGGTGATCCGGGCCAGGGGGCTTGTGGGTAAACAAGGAAACAAGAACACGCCAG CCGCATATGTGAAGGTCTACCTGATGGATAACGGCAAATGTTTGTTGAAGCGAAGAACCCGCCTGGCCAGGAAAACGCTGGATCCTCTCTATCAACAACAGCTGCAGTTTGAAGAGAACCCGGAAGGCAAAGTTCTGCAG ATCATCGTGTGGGGCGATTATGGCAAGATGGACCACAAATCCTTCATGGGCGCCGCTCAGGTTCTACTGGATGACTTGGACCTGTCCGTCATGGTGATTGGCTGGTTCAAACTGTTTCCGGCCACCTCCCTGGTGGACCCCGCTCTGGCCCCGCTGACCAATAAAGAGACGGAGGGCGAGAGCGCGCCGTAG
- the LOC127603651 gene encoding regulating synaptic membrane exocytosis protein 2-like isoform X6, producing the protein MTDSGHLCAFITQVKRGSLADIVGHLRAGDQVVEWNGRVLRGATFDDVYNIISESKSEPRVELLVWRPIRAAEPCHGQPVSAPASFSSPVSPNGRRAQVQAGREHVSVPRLQAKLCYDRLGSQLVVTVLGAKELPVRVDGRPQSLYVEINLLPDRSATSTRRTKTVKKSAEPRWNQTFVYSPLRRRGSREHALELTVWDGAGVAEEESRFLGEVVIGLEESTLMDDRPHWFKLRGRSVAAVPQVAASHSRRRRRAPRHVAADRLHSFQRFSDGDFSDYDGEDGTGAISDSRQNGRHPWGSSRALSERGSSSCPGWRSDPAPARCSSSPIRSVTPLYPLYRDDAVRLLRGSKVTRAHSDVGLHGSLDKWSSRTRSGAFSLDSNDGYGKKKTPPKLSRANLKVNVKRDLCLHSARSYSGRFCNASWPDHRANGSVEDFSQNFNPDFPWEGEAFNEDPLRGGRRDGWLPASPIRSPECGRRGRRLPAVPPKGAADILWATASKGAASGIGAPPAPLSPPPSHGQAPPTGHQQCPPLIRIQAPPPAVEPHSRPSTSTIEGGRRQAARSPPPPPKPSPPPDAPEFPPAPPPPWSTVHPAPPPDAPECPPAPPPPSSTVPAAPPLSASQHASPPPVTTPDREPPPAPSVRPRAPAPLAASGSPAPPPQTPEAERRSATPGGSRKEVTWEDRRTEAANGAAKRPEKTPDGPSSKSSLGNVSDSSTPSAVLDDPPSVSQADAPEDPSEDSGMGSAEKAALGTNDSMEEGEEEEPASSKSAAAPAAKSAGDICSLSRNDDDDDDKKRRSSLGARVMGMVGLGKKSQSASQLNPEEEEKKKKVVRLPVQRSVETGLAVEFKSRFTRQPSRDPEAEDPKPGALIFPGVKLATDRHFSGFLDGLGPAQLAGRQTLATPAMGDIQIGMVYRKERLDVEVIRARGLVGKQGNKNTPAAYVKVYLMDNGKCLLKRRTRLARKTLDPLYQQQLQFEENPEGKVLQIIVWGDYGKMDHKSFMGAAQVLLDDLDLSVMVIGWFKLFPATSLVDPALAPLTNKETEGESAP; encoded by the exons ATGACCGATTCCGGTCATCTGTGCGCGTTCATCACTCAAGTCAAACGAGGAAGTCTGGCGGACATCGTGGGACACCTGAGAGCAG GCGATCAGGTCGTGGAATGGAACGGTCGCGTCCTCCGGGGAGCCACCTTCGACGACGTCTACAACATCATCTCCGAGTCCAAATCGGAGCCGCGGGTGGAGCTGCTGGTGTGGCGACCAATCAG AGCCGCGGAGCCTTGCCACGGCCAGCCCGTCTCCG CTCCCGCTTCCTTTTCCTCTCCCGTGAGCCCAAACGGCAGGCGAGCGCAGGTCCAG GCGGGGAGGGAGCACGTTTCGGTTCCCAGACTTCAG GCGAAGCTGTGCTACGATCGACTCGGAAGTCAGCTCGTCGTCACCGTCCTCGGGGCGAAAGAACTTCCCGTTCGAGTCGACGGCCGCCCCCAAAGCCTTTACGTGGAAATCAACTTGCTTCCCGACAGAAG CGCCACGAGCACGCGGAGGACAAAGACCGTGAAAAAGTCGGCGGAACCTCGGTGGAACCAGACCTTCGTGTACTCTCCGCTCCGCCGAAGGGGCTCCCGGGAGCACGCGTTGGAGTTGACGGTCTGGGACGGGGCCGGCGTCGCCGAGGAAGAGAGTCGCTTCCTCGGAGAG GTTGTGATCGGACTGGAGGAAAGCACCCTGATGGATGATCGGCCGCACTGGTTCAAGCTTCGCGGGAGAAGTGTTGCCGCGGTGCCGCAAGTGGCCGCCTCTCACTCCCGACGCCGGCGGCGAGCGCCGCGGCACGTGGCCGCCGACAGGCTCCATT CTTTCCAGAGGTTCAGCGACGGAGACTTTTCCGATTACGACGGCGAGGACGGCACGGGGGCGATCTCAG ACTCCCGGCAGAACGGCCGACACCCGTGGGGCTCGAGCCGCGCTCTGAGTGAGCGCGGCTCGTCGTCTTGTCCCGGTTGGCGAAGTGACCCGGCGCCGGCGAGGTGCTCGTCGTCCCCAATCCGCAG CGTAACCCCGCTTTATCCGCTTTACCGCGACGACGCCGTGCGCCTGCTGCGAGGCTCCAAGGTCACCCGAGCTCATTCCGACGTCGGACTCCACGGCAGCCTGGACAA GTGGTCGTCGAGGACGAGGTCCGGGGCATTTTCTCTCGATTCCAACGACGGgtacgggaaaaaaaagaccccaccAAAACTCTCTCGTGCAAATTTGAAGGTGAATGTCAAAAGGGACTTGTGCCTCCATTCCGCGCGTAGTTACTCCGGAAGGTTTTGCAACGCTTCCTGGCCAGACCATCGGGCGAACGGGAGCGTCGAGGACTTCAG CCAAAACTTCAATCCAGACTTCCCTTGGGAAGGAGAAGCCTTCAACGAGGACCCGCTGAG AGGAGGGCGGCGTGACGGCTGGCTCCCCGCCAGTCCCATCAGAAGccccgagtgcggccgccgaggACGCCGGCTGCCCGCCGTCCCGCCCAAAGGTGCGGCGGACATAC TTTGGGCCACGGCGAGCAAAGGGGCGGCAAGTGGAATTGGCGCTCCCCCCGCTCCTCTCTCGCCTCCCCCCTCGCACGGCCAGGCTCCTCCCACCGGCCACCAACAATGCCCTCCGCTCATTAGAATCCAAGCTCCACCTCCCGCGGTCGAGCCGCATTCGCGCCCCTCGACTTCGACCATTGAGGGGGGCCGCCGCCAAGCCGCGcgctcccctcctcccccaccaaaGCCGTCTCCTCCGCCCGACGCCCCAGAATTTCCTCCGGCTCCTCCCCCACCCTGGTCAACTGTTCATCCGGCTCCTCCACCCGACGCCCCCGAATGTCCTCCGGCTCCTCCCCCGCCCTCGTCAACTGTTCCCGCAGCCCCTCCCCTCTCCGCTTCTCAACACGCTTCCCCCCCTCCCGTGACAACTCCTGATCGAGAGCCGCCCCCGGCCCCCTCCGTTCGCCCTCGAGCTCCGGCTCCCTTGGCGGCGAGCGGCTCTCCGGCTCCGCCCCCTCAGACTCCAG AGGCGGAGAGACGTTCCGCCACGCCCGGAGGGAGCAGGAAAG AGGTCACGTGGGAGGACCGGCGGACCGAGGCGGCGAACG GTGCGGCCAAGCGTCCGGAAAAG ACGCCGGACGGCCCGTCGTCAAAGTCGTCCCTCGGCAACGTGAGCGACTCGTCGACCCCGTCCGCCGTCCTCGACGACCCCCCGAGCGTCAG TCAGGCGGACGCTCCGGAGGATCCGTCGGAGGACTCCGGGATGGGATCGGCAGAAAAGGCCGCCCTCGGGACCAACGACTCAAtggaggaaggggaggaggaagagcccGCGTCGTCCAA GTCGGCGGCCGCGCCCGCCGCCAAGTCCGCCGGCGACATTTGTTCTTTGAGCCgcaacgacgacgacgacgacgacaagaaGCGGCGATCCAGTTTGGGCGCTCGGGTGATGGGAATGGTCGGACTGGGAAAGAAGAGCCAAAGCGCCTCGCAACTCAACCCGGAGG aggaagagaagaagaagaaggtggtGAGACTTCCCGTCCAGAGGAGCGTGGAGACCGGACTGGCCGTGGAGTTCAAGTCTCGCTTCACCCGACAGCCCAGCCGCGATCCCGAAGCCGAGGACCCGAAGCCCGGCGC TTTGATCTTCCCGGGAGTCAAGCTGGCCACAGACAGACACTTCAGCGGTTTCCTCGACGGTTTAGGTCCCGCCCAGCTGGCTGGGAGGCAGACGTTGGCCACGCCTGCCATGG GAGACATCCAGATCGGAATGGTCTACAGGAAGGAGCGTCTCGACGTGGAGGTGATCCGGGCCAGGGGGCTTGTGGGTAAACAAGGAAACAAGAACACGCCAG CCGCATATGTGAAGGTCTACCTGATGGATAACGGCAAATGTTTGTTGAAGCGAAGAACCCGCCTGGCCAGGAAAACGCTGGATCCTCTCTATCAACAACAGCTGCAGTTTGAAGAGAACCCGGAAGGCAAAGTTCTGCAG ATCATCGTGTGGGGCGATTATGGCAAGATGGACCACAAATCCTTCATGGGCGCCGCTCAGGTTCTACTGGATGACTTGGACCTGTCCGTCATGGTGATTGGCTGGTTCAAACTGTTTCCGGCCACCTCCCTGGTGGACCCCGCTCTGGCCCCGCTGACCAATAAAGAGACGGAGGGCGAGAGCGCGCCGTAG